The region GCGTTCGTGACGAGCATCCCGTGTTTGAAGCAGAGGCTCGATGGGCCGCTGCCTTCCCTTCCGCCTGTCTGGTCCTGGCGGACGAAATCATACCAGTCCGCGAGGTTGATCCGTGTTTTCTCGGTACCGTTCGCGATGTCAATATAGATAAGCTCTGATGTGGTGCTCGCAGGCAGTACATCGCCATTGACCGCAAAAAGGTACTGACCGCCATCGCTGATCAGGCCGGGATCGATCTGCCACTCTTTCGGCCATGAGCCAAAAAACCGGAATGTGCCGTTGTCGCCCCAGTCTGTCTGAAGTTCGGCGTTCGAGTTCGGTACCCATTTCCATTTTTTGACAACTTTTACCGTCGTGCTTTCCAGCGAACACTTGAAAAAATAGTTGTGGTTGTCGGGCTGAAACGCCAGACCGCCGTTATCGCACCATCCGATTGTGGCGCAGGTCTCGACAAGATTCGGGTCGTCCGGGTCTCCGCCCACGATCCATTTCTGGTTGGAAAAGCTTTGCTCTTTATATAATCCATAAAAGTAGTTTTCCTTGTCGCCCCGGTAAATAACCGGATTGGGCAGCGGATCGCCTTTTTCATCATGGGTGACAATGGTATTGCGCATATAGGTCCATATCCCGATCTGACTGGTCATCAATACCTTGGGCGAAAAATCATCGTATGCCCAGAGATAGTATGTATAGGTTCCGGGAGAAACCGCATTGCCGTCAGCGTCTTTCCCCCGCCAGGTTATGACATTTTTCCCGGGATTGAACAGACGGGGCTCGCCGACATAGATACAGGTATCGATGCGGTTGACATAGTGCCAGCCGAGATAGCCGTTCTGGATGCTGTTGATCGTTTTGCCCCTGTCACGTGTAAAAACGAGAAAAAGGACACATGCGGGTGTCCCGGTAATTGTCACCGGAATCTCGAGTGTTTTGCCGTCGAATTTATACGACACTATTTCGGGCGCGGAAAGCTGCAAGAGCGTCGGTGTAAAGGACGAAGCCCAAAGCAGCGAACCGGTCAGCATCAGGCCAAGACAGGATAACATAATTTTTCTCATGATTCGTGCTCCCGTGGTTACTCCTGCCGGTTGTGCGGCAAGGGAGGGTATGGTTATCATAAAATATGTATACGATATATATGCTTGTATGTCAAGTTGAGATTATATGCACTGGCAACCACCATTTTTTCCGAACACCTGATAAGGCACTTGTTACCACGGAGTTATCTGGAAATATTCATAAATAATTTCACCACGGAGACACGGATAAGGTGTAATTCATGAATTACCCCTACAGTGTTACTTCGGTCAGGTACGAAAACCAAATCCGCTAAAATCCGCGTTCCAAAATTTTATGAACAGGTCGGCATAGATACCGGAATACGTTCGTCATGACCGTCAACCCGGACACGTTTCGGGATTTTCTTTCTCCTCCATGATATTTTTATCCATGACCTGTATATGTATAGCATATTGTGTAACAATATATACTATATGATGGCATATTCAAGATAGATGGTCTATTTATAATAATTTATTACAGGTAAAAAATATGCGCTTGACACAGATAATTATTTATACTATGTTAATCATTACACTCTTATGGCGGCGATCTTCTCTTACATATCAGGATCAACGACTATGGATGTTCATACTGGAATATTAGGCCCCCACGAGCAGCCGGCCGATGCGCCGTGCCCGCTGTTCATTGCGGCGGTTCCCGCGGGATTCCCCTCGCCTGCGGACGATTATATCGAGGGAAAACTGGATCTGAACAGCTACCTCGTGCAGCACCCGGCGGCAACCTTTTTCGTGCGGGCGGACGGTGATTCGATGATCGATGCCGGCATTCACCCCGGCGATATCCTCGTCGTGGACCGTGCGGTGCAGCCCGGCGACAACAGTGTGGTAATCGCGGCTGTCGAGGGGGAACTGACGGTGAAACGGCTGCGGAAATCCGGGGGGAAACTCATGCTCATGCCGGACAACGGCGACTACGGGCCGCTCCCTGTCAGCGAGGACATGAACTGCGAGTTATGGGGCGTCGTGACCGCGGTCATACATGAATTATAAGGTGTGAGGAAGCCGGTATGCCCATGGTTGCGCTCGTTGACTGCAACAACTTCTATGTTTCCTGCGAGCGGGTGTTCAACCCGAAACTCGAGGGAAGACCGGTCGTGGTGCTCTCGAACAACGACGGCTGTGTTGTGGCGCGGTCGAACGAGGCCAAGGCGCTCGGTATACCGGCGGGTGTGGCAGCCTTCAAGATCGGCGACCTCATCAAATCGGGCACCGTACACGCCCTGTCGTCCAATTATGCGCTCTATGGCGACATGTCGCACCGGATCATGGAGACGCTCGCGCAGTTTACCCCCGAGATCGAGGTGTATTCGATCGATGAGGCGTTTCTGAATCTCACGGGCTTTGATCCGGGCACGGTCACCGATTACGCACGCACGATTCGCGCCACGGTCAGACGGTGGACGGGTGTACCGGTTTCCATCGGCGTGGCGGAGACCAAGACGCTCGCGAAAATCGCCAACAGGTTCGCCAAAAAATCGCCGAAATCGGGCGGTGTTGTCAATCTCACCGCATCGCCGCACCAGGAGCGTGCCCTTGCCCTCACCGGGGTGGGAGATGTGTGGGGAGTGGGGAGACAGTATGCCAAATTCCTGATCAGAAACGGCGTTGTGACAGCCCTCGATCTCCGTGACGCGACGGATGTTTGGGTGAAGAAGCATATGGGCATCGTGGGGCTGCGCACGGTGAAGGAACTGAGGGGTACGCCCTGTCTTTCGCTCGAACAGTGCCCGCCCGAGAAAAAGGAGATGTGCGTGTCGCGCTCGTTCGGGCAGCCGGTCAAAACCAGAGCCGCCATGCATGAGGCGATCGCGACCTACACGACGAGGGCGGCGGAAAAACTCAGAAAACAGCGTTTTGCCGCCGGTGCGCTCATGGTGTTCATGATGACGAACCGTTTCAGGGACGATCCGCAGTACGCCAACTCCACGGTGGTGGAACTGCCGGTGCCCACCGACTCCACCCATGAGCTCATACGATACGCCCTCCACGGCACGAATGCGATATTCCGCGAGGGATACCGGTTCAACAAGGCGGGTGTGATCCTCACCGGTCTTGTTCCGCGGGGGGAGATTCAAACCGATCTTTTTTGCACGGTCGACCATGTCGGTGCACGGCGGCTCATGGACGCGCTCGACCGTGTCAACACGCGCATGGGGCCGGGTACGCTGAAATATGCCGCGGTGGGGTTGAATCAGGACTGGCAGACAAAATTCAAGCGCCGTTCCCCGCGCTACACGACCCGCTGGGACGAGCTTCCGGTTGTGTCGAAGTGAACTGCACATCACCGGAGATTTGTATTGACTTTCCTGTGAATTACCACAATATTTTTATATACTTTTGTTTCAGAACTGTCCGGTAAAAATATTGAGCATTCTTTGTATACAGCAAAATATAAATAGTTAACACTGTTTATTATGGAAACTCACCCCGCGCATAACACCTTTATAAAACTGAATGTTAGCAGGCGCTTCCCCTCTCTTGAGGCAAGAGAGGGGTCAGGGGTGAGTTCGGGTGGAGAAAAGGGGAAATAATCACATCCAAAAACTCCACATCCCGGTAAAAAGCGCTATTTACAAGGTTTTTCGAGCTTTTTATTCTAATTTTAACCGGACACTATTAACATTTTTTAAAGGAAACGCT is a window of bacterium DNA encoding:
- a CDS encoding Y-family DNA polymerase — its product is MPMVALVDCNNFYVSCERVFNPKLEGRPVVVLSNNDGCVVARSNEAKALGIPAGVAAFKIGDLIKSGTVHALSSNYALYGDMSHRIMETLAQFTPEIEVYSIDEAFLNLTGFDPGTVTDYARTIRATVRRWTGVPVSIGVAETKTLAKIANRFAKKSPKSGGVVNLTASPHQERALALTGVGDVWGVGRQYAKFLIRNGVVTALDLRDATDVWVKKHMGIVGLRTVKELRGTPCLSLEQCPPEKKEMCVSRSFGQPVKTRAAMHEAIATYTTRAAEKLRKQRFAAGALMVFMMTNRFRDDPQYANSTVVELPVPTDSTHELIRYALHGTNAIFREGYRFNKAGVILTGLVPRGEIQTDLFCTVDHVGARRLMDALDRVNTRMGPGTLKYAAVGLNQDWQTKFKRRSPRYTTRWDELPVVSK
- the umuD gene encoding translesion error-prone DNA polymerase V autoproteolytic subunit, with protein sequence MDVHTGILGPHEQPADAPCPLFIAAVPAGFPSPADDYIEGKLDLNSYLVQHPAATFFVRADGDSMIDAGIHPGDILVVDRAVQPGDNSVVIAAVEGELTVKRLRKSGGKLMLMPDNGDYGPLPVSEDMNCELWGVVTAVIHEL
- a CDS encoding T9SS type A sorting domain-containing protein, producing MRKIMLSCLGLMLTGSLLWASSFTPTLLQLSAPEIVSYKFDGKTLEIPVTITGTPACVLFLVFTRDRGKTINSIQNGYLGWHYVNRIDTCIYVGEPRLFNPGKNVITWRGKDADGNAVSPGTYTYYLWAYDDFSPKVLMTSQIGIWTYMRNTIVTHDEKGDPLPNPVIYRGDKENYFYGLYKEQSFSNQKWIVGGDPDDPNLVETCATIGWCDNGGLAFQPDNHNYFFKCSLESTTVKVVKKWKWVPNSNAELQTDWGDNGTFRFFGSWPKEWQIDPGLISDGGQYLFAVNGDVLPASTTSELIYIDIANGTEKTRINLADWYDFVRQDQTGGREGSGPSSLCFKHGMLVTNAPSTCMNLMLDPSWEKDIIIWANQNGDYTGDKNFEENALNPWICNDIHGVPPYKYNITLDDNLFALFPVFDNPNESFGLYAPDGTGLGYHSFAEETPLSKWGMEIIDYGSAYDGIYTTHVTENAAGISDILGWYFVAHDSMRGIISHFDAVDENEPSGFTVFQNSPNPFNPATTIGFTIPSAGDVSVEVYNAAGQKVAVLAHEIMNAGTHTVDWDASGCSAGVYFYTVKIGQYTKTTKMTVMK